The DNA segment AGGCGCTGGAGCGAGGCCTGAAGGTGGAGCCGGTGCCCGGCCCCACGGCGCTGGTGGCCGCCCTGAGCGCTTCGGGCCTGCCCACCGGGCGCTTCCACTTCCTGGGCTTCCTGCCGCGCAAGGGGCCGGAGCGCCGGGCCATGCTGGACGAGGTGGCCCCCTTGTCCGCCACCTGCGTCCTCTACGAGTCCCCGCGCCGTCTGGCGGAGACGCTGGTGGACCTGCAGGAAGCCTGGGGCGACCGGCGCGCGTGCGTGGCGCGGGAGCTGACCAAGCTGCACGAGGAGTTCGTGCGGGGGCCGCTGTCCGCGCTGGTGGCGCGCTACGCGGGTGAGGAGACCCGGGGCGAGGTGGTGGTGCTGGTGGAGGGCCGCACCGGCGAGCAGCGCTGGAGCGAGGACGAGCTGCTCCGGGCGCTGGAGTCGGGCCTGGCTCGCGGCGAGAAGCTCAAGCCACTGAGCACGGAGCTGGCCCGCCGCGCGGGGTGGCCCGGCCAGGAGGTGTACCGGCTGGGCCTGGGGCTGAAGCAGCGGTAGGGGAGGCCCACCGCTGCTCCGGGCGGGACTTCAGAAGCTGAAGGTCGCGCCCAGGTCGAAGCGGAACGTGGTGCTCTGGATGGCCCGGAAGCGGCGGGACACCAGGTCGTAGCGCCAGTCGAACGTGGGGTTCAGCTCCGGCGAGCCCACGGCGGTGTCCACGGTGCCGTCGCCGTTCAGGTCCTGGCCAATGGCCTCGGTCGTGAGCAGGTGGTCCGTGTTGTAGAGGAAGTTGCCGGAGGCCCGGATGGTGAAGGCCTCCGCTGCACGCGCGGTGACGCCCACCTGGCCACCCACCTGGAGGTAGTCGTCGGAGGTGAGCAGCTTGCGCAGCGCGGAGCTCAGCTCGTTGTAGTACCGGCCGCGGCCCACGTAGTTGCCCAGCAGCCGCAGGTCCAGGGTGAACTTCTGGGACTTCGCCGCGTTCTCGAACGGCACCAGCTCCATGCCGAAGGTGAGCGCCGTCTGCGAGGGGGCCTTGATGCCCGTCTCCTGGCGGGTCCACGGCTCGCGGTAGCAGTTGTACGGGGCACCCAGGTTACCCGGGGGGGGAGCGCTGGACTGGTCGCAGTTGGAATAGGCGCCGGGGCCGCGCACCGGGATGGTGTGGGACGCCTTGAAGTACGGCTCCGCCACGCCCATCTTCCGCGAGAAGGTCGTGTAGAGCTGGTACTTGTGGACGCGGTCGCCCACGTTGCCGCGATCGCCGTCCGGGTCGGTGTTGTCCAGGCTCGGGTCGCGCTGCTTGGCGGTGGGCGCCTCGTAGTCGATGCCGACGATCCACGTGGGCTTGGTGTCGTCCTTCTCCTGGTTGAAGAAGGCGTACGCCAGTCCGAAGTGCACGTTGCCCAGGCCGCCGCGGTAGCTCTCCTGGGGCACCTGGAACAGCCGGCCCACGCAGCCCTCGTCGGAGTAGGGCGAGCCGTCCGCGTTGAAGCAGCTGTTCGTGATGGTGGAGTTGCCCTGGGTCGTTCCCGAGACGAAGTTCCACGTCTCGTTCTGCTGGAAGACGATGGGCAGCTTGAAGCTGAACTCCAGGTCCTTCCACAGACCGAAGGCCACGGCGAGATTCAGCCGCGCGTCCACGCCCTTGTACCAGAGCTCGTTGACCTCCGGGACGTTGGTGGCGTCGCCGTCGCGAAGCTGCTCGCGGACGATCTTCGCGCGCGTCTGCGTGCGCTCGAAGCCCACGTCGAGGAAGAGGTCGAACGGATCATCATCCTCGAACGAGGAAGCAATCCGAGTGATCTCCGCCGCGCTGGCGGCGAAAGGCACGCCCAGCGTCAGCGCGGCGATGACGGCACGAAACCTGTGCATCCACTACCTCCGACGACCACGGCTCAGGCCTGCCAGCTAGCCGTGCCGTCGGAGGAGTGTCAAGAAATGGGTGGGGCTTTACTTCCCTGCGACCGACGTTCCCAGCAGTCCATCCAGCCGCTGGACCTCGGTGTCGAAGGCGCCCTTCTGTGCGGCCGCCAGGGACGCGCGGAAGGTCTTGTGCTGGTCGAAGGGGTCCAGGACGCGGTTTTCGCCCAGCATGAGCTGGTAGTGCAGGTGGGGGGCGAAGGAGTGGCCCGTGTTGCCGCTCTGGGCCAGGACCTGGCCCGCGTTCACGCGCATCCCGGGCTGGACTGTGCGGGGCAGCTCCGCCAGGTGCAGGAAGAGGGCGCGGCGGCCCTTGCCCCCGGTTTCCACCAGCTCGATGCAGTTGCCGTTGCTGCCGAAGTTCCAGTTCTTGCGCTTGATGACGCCCGCGAAGGGGGCCCGGACCGTCGTGCCCACCGGCGCGCGGAAGTCCACGCCCTTGTGGCCGCGGCCGTCGCGCAGGAGCGAGGTGATCTGCTCGTAGCTGTCGATGGGCGACTTCTCCATCCGCAGCTCCAGCTCGTCGCCGCCCGGCAGGTAGTAGCGGGAGTTCACCTCACCCGCGGGCGTGAAGCGGTAGGCGCGGTGCGTCTGGCCCGTCTTGCCGCTCACGAAGCGCACCGCGTACACCAGCGGCTCCTCGTTGGGGCGGCGCTGGAAGAGCACGTCCAGCGTGTCTCCCCGGAGGATTTCGCCGGGGACTCGCACCCACCACACCAGCGTGCGCGTCACCACCTGCGCCAGGGCGGGGCCCACGGTGGAGTCGGAAGCCTGGA comes from the Corallococcus exiguus genome and includes:
- the rsmI gene encoding 16S rRNA (cytidine(1402)-2'-O)-methyltransferase, whose protein sequence is MAGTLYLVATPIGNLGDVTARALETLRTVGLLACEDTRHSRILLDHFGITGKDLVSLPAFAEGQRAGRILDRIEAGEDCALVTDAGSPGISDPGEKLVAEALERGLKVEPVPGPTALVAALSASGLPTGRFHFLGFLPRKGPERRAMLDEVAPLSATCVLYESPRRLAETLVDLQEAWGDRRACVARELTKLHEEFVRGPLSALVARYAGEETRGEVVVLVEGRTGEQRWSEDELLRALESGLARGEKLKPLSTELARRAGWPGQEVYRLGLGLKQR
- a CDS encoding M23 family metallopeptidase, with protein sequence MRPNLPTLGGPPKRNPFGPVVAVSVILGAAAGGVWWWKQRMADVPMDVASQTASALDAGTVAAAPVAPPAPTDPVKAAGLERVSIRIEGPLETALVQASDSTVGPALAQVVTRTLVWWVRVPGEILRGDTLDVLFQRRPNEEPLVYAVRFVSGKTGQTHRAYRFTPAGEVNSRYYLPGGDELELRMEKSPIDSYEQITSLLRDGRGHKGVDFRAPVGTTVRAPFAGVIKRKNWNFGSNGNCIELVETGGKGRRALFLHLAELPRTVQPGMRVNAGQVLAQSGNTGHSFAPHLHYQLMLGENRVLDPFDQHKTFRASLAAAQKGAFDTEVQRLDGLLGTSVAGK